Part of the Zonotrichia albicollis isolate bZonAlb1 chromosome 2, bZonAlb1.hap1, whole genome shotgun sequence genome, tttttcttcttcttcttcctccctttCTAATTGACAACAAGGACTTGTTGCTCTCCTTGTCCACCTTTCCATTTCCATTACAGGGACAGTTTCAGTAGTAGTTGTGGTCTGGGTTCCTGTCTCAACCATCACGTCCTTGCACACAGTTTGTGTCCCTGCCTCAGCCACAGTCCTGTGAGACTGCAGCACTGTGGCTCTGTAGGCACAGGCCAGGCCCCAGCACAGGGCgaggagctgctggctttcGTTGGGCTGGGCAAGGCACCCCTCTATCAGCTGCTGGGTCAGTTTGTCAGGCTTGGTTACCTGCTCGTGGGTGAACTCCCAGGCAATGGGAGGTGATAACCGCCCTAGGAACCTGCCCAAATCCTTCCACGCACCCTGCCACCCAGGGACTGACTTCCTCAGGGAGCACTTGGATGTCTCCTCACTCAAAATTTGTTTTCTCATACACCACCATGACATCAGATTCCACAAACCCCATGATATGCTTACAGTACCAATTAAACAGATCGTGTAAGGATGAGCAAggactgcaggagcctgcataATAAAAGAATCCACATAAATTCTGGGTAGGAAGAGAGAGATGTATTCCCTCATTGTCTCCACAAGATagctcccccagcacagcaaggccatcaatgccagggaaaagcacaGAGTCATTGTTTGTATTAACATGTTCCCAAACTCAGCAAAATAGAGATAAGCAGTGCAGCTGGCAAACTGCACAGGAGCTTGCTACTGGAGAATTAACACCACTACAGCAGGCAATATATATAAATAGGTGTCACTGTCCCACCCCACATCAGGcaccaagtcaggctggatgccaggtgcccaccaagcCACTCTGTCCCACCCCCGctctcagctggacaggggagagaaggaTAAGATGGAAAACAACTCGTAGGTTGAGATAAGGCAGGTCAGCAAAGCAAAAGCGAAAGGTTGCGCATgcacaagcaaaggaaaaaaccaaagatTTTATTGTCTACTTCCCATCAGCAAGTGATGTCCAGCCACTTCCTGggaagcagggctgcaggaaacggAGCAGTTCCTCTGAAGGCAAATGTTGCAAAAAACAAATGTTCCccacttcctcctccttttcccagctTTTATATCCGAGCAGACGTCATAcggtatggaatatccctttggtcagcttgGGTCAgctggcctagctgtgtcccctcccaggacTTTGCCCACTCCCAGCCTGCTGGTGTGGGGGTGAATGTTGGAGAGACAGagctgaggctgtgccagctctgctcagagcagccaaagccctggagtgctatcagctcctctgcagctcccagtgcaAAGCACAGGcagtgcacagggctgggctccaTCTCACCCAGACCCAACGTGGGGTCCTAAGCCACAAAGGTAACCCACAATTCTCAAGTAAGAGCTGGAAGTTTAAATACAGGCACCTGTTTTTAAAAGTTCACCATCACCCAcctttcttctccttccacCACTGGCAAGCTGTTTATAAAGTGAACCAAAGGAATAAATTAACCTGGGAGTCCTGGCTGCAACCGGGGAATGCCACCAGCCCCTCCTCAAAACTGCCCTGGCCGCTAATGCAGCTTTTCTGCTGTGAGACAGGACACAGattcctttgatttttttaactACCATCAAAAATAAATGCTTACTGGGAAAAGTAATCTTGGAAATGTAATCTTAAACTCGGGAGAAAACCTTAATACTGTTTACAGCACTTTCTATACATACTGCatttgctctgctgctctgctgctcttcctcacAGTATCATTCCTCCTGCTTGTTATATTTGGGACTTCAGTAACAGCTGGGAAGGCAGGAAACTGAATGGATCATTATTAGCTTGATTATTTCTTTTCATACACTACTTTCACTCACAATACTTTTCATACTCAGAAATCACCTACCAGCTCTTTTGAGCAATTCCTGCACAAGGGTAGGGGAAGGTTTATGTACATATAGCAAACAGGCCATGAGAATGATGTTAAATCTAAAACAACAGAATTCACTACAAAGATACATTGTTTTGAAGCATTTCCCttacagaattttttaaattatattctttGCAACTGTTTACAGTGCTTTTATCTCTTTCATTGCTATTACAATTTAAAAGATCAACTAAAAATATCCTATGAAAATTAAAACAGTGGAGCAGTCCAATTCAATTGTATTGATTGGATTGAATTTATTCTGTAAGAATAATTACAAGAATAATCTCCAAGAAATTAGGGTACAGGTTATCAGCAACTGTGCTTAATTAGTAAGAAACCTATTTAAGCCTAATAATACGCATGGTGAAGGTTGCTGCTGCTCAATGGAGACAGCGGTTCTGCTTGACTGGGATGCTTTCAGATGGTGCAATTGTTGAAACtgatgctctgctctgctggttcAGGCTTGCAGTGGTTCTCTCGCTCTCTCCCCAGCTGGCTGGGAACATGCTGCATTGGAGCTGACATAGCATCCAAAGGGTTTCCTGACTGATGCCTTTGACTGCCCAGCTCGTGCCTCCAGCagcccttctgcactgccagcTGGCCCACTGCACAACAAATCTGCTGCCGAGGGCAGCGACGACTCTGGGGCAAGGTCTGTTGTCAGCTGCCTGGAGTGTTGAACCGCCACTTTTCAGTGGTTGGAAAGACTTTATCATCAGCTCAAGGGCTCAGCAACACAATACAGACATCCCTGCTACCCCTACCACACAGAAGAGCAGCAATTACAGCTGCCTGAATGATTTCAATGAGAAATTTATGTTTGTAACTCCTGCTGCTATGACTTCCCCCTCAGCAATCACACAATGATTTTTATACTTTGCTTGGTGCTGCAACACCTGAGAGCTGTTTACTAACCCGTGGGAAATAGAGATGAagcctcagctcagctcagctcctctcACTCAAACCCTTTGTTGGCAGCCTCGTGGGAAAGGGTCACTAAGAGAGTCATATGTTTTCTCAAACCAGGCAGATGATCTCCCCAAATCACTCCGCTGGACAAAATAAGAAAGTTTGCAAAATAGCTGATCTGTCACGCAGAGATTACAAAAATTGGCTCAAAAGATAGAAGTTTCTTGTGGCCATGTGAATAACTAAAGACAGCATTTTAGACAAAGTACCAAAGCCAGGACAGAGTTTGCAGAGTCAGCAGCGCTTGGCAGTGTGTCAGTATAACACAAGATGGCTCCACTTCCATCAACAAAGAGCTTAGTGCCACTGCAGAGCCCCTTGCATCCAACTAATCGTGCCCATCGACTGAAATCAGACCTTCCAGGCTGTCCCGTGCCAGTGCACTCAGCCCTCAGGGCCAAGGAGCAGAAcagtgctgcagcctgcaaCAGGGTGTGCTGGAAGGTAACACAAGCCTGGGAAAAATGTGGAAAGGGACGTAACTCCAAGCTGCTTTACAGATCAGCAGCTGTTTTCAGCAAAAGACTGAAAAATgggagaccacagccagccTTCAGTAGCTGGAAATATTTAAGGGCACTATAAATATGGCTCTACTGATCCATCTATAGCTGAACATTCTTACCATCCTCTTTTGcatttttgttgtttgcttCTGGCTTTTCAGATTCAAAATATCCCTCAGAATCAATGCAGACATTTTGTGAAAAAGGCTTGGTTTGAAACCTTGCCTGCACTAGTTCCTATATAAAGTTTCACTGGGGTTTTGCTAGTACAGTCCTGCTGCTAAGTATTGATGTTCTCAGCATAGGCTGGTAGGAGAACACCAGaacagcagaggcagaaaagacCAGAAACATCAGCACCAGCCACAACAACAGCAGGTGGAGGTACAAAGGAGCGGGAAAGACCAGTAAGTGTGCAGGGAGAatggaaaaccagaaggctTTAGAGAAAAGatgaaaggagaaggaaatgtaAGAGAGTAGAAAAATTACACACCAACCCTAAACCAGCTCGGGAGCAGCAGACTGATTTGGAGCAGGCACttgccctgggcacaggtgtAACCTGACAGTCTGAAGGGTTTGGAAACAACTGCAGATGTGCACAAGTAGTGCACCTATTTAGAAGTAAAACAGGACTACTTGCCACTGTGAGCATGTTCGTCTGGCAGGGAATATCCATGCAAGGTGATGCAGTGCACTTCAGGGTCCCTCAGTACATTTTTAGAAAACACTGAACGCCTTCAGCTGTCTTGTGTTTGGCTAGATCAAAACCTTACTCCCTACAGAAGGATCTTCTGGAATACAAGGCTCATTTCAGTGGTGTGGTTTCACTGttcaggaaacaaaacaccaccaTTATACACAGAAtgttctaaaaaaaaacccaccaacccCAGGCTCCCATCTTTTTATGTGAGTCTTTCACCTGATCCACTGGATTTCACAACTTTCACTTCCATGGCCTTCCTACTGCTGGTCCTGCTCCCTTCTCACTGGATGAAGGCCTGCAGTGTGATGGAGATGAAATCTGCTCACTGTAATGTCGGCCCCTAAAGCCACGAGGGGAAGGAAACAGCCTGACCAAGCTTCAGTGTCCATCCAAGGGACAGAGCACTGGGTAACTGGCACAGCACCTGGTCACACCAAGTACATTTTGGTATGGGGTGACCATGAAGAACAAAAAGGCCTGCCCTGGAACAGCTGCAGGAATACTTGGGAAATGCTGAAACACAAAAGATCCCAATAACAAACATGGAATAATTTATATCCACAgtgaaaaatgcattaaaaaaactGAACAAGACCAGCTCTGTACTATTGATTTTCAGATAAATGTCTGGGTCTGGGAGTGACTGCAAGCACAAAATAAGATGATTTGGATGGAAAGCTGAATGCTGTTTTGGCTCTCCTACGACCTTGCTGGCCATACATTCTATGAAGATCCTTTATCAGAACTGTAATTTGGTTACCACTACAACAGGTTCAggcttccagcagcagcttgctgcagctgctgaggtCAAAGAtgaatttctgggttttttgagCTACATGAATGATCATTAAACAAGACTGCTAAAGAAGCAAACTGTCAaagtaatttcatttatttcttaaTATCACATCTGTACAATTTTCATACATACAGCAGGAAATGCACATTGGTTACACAATGGCATTTGGCTGCATTTCCAAGTATAATACAGTAAGTGCAACTCCACTTAAAATGTACATTTATACAACTTAAACAAATTAAGGATTGCTACACCACTATTTGTGACAGTATAAAGCTTCATTTATGTTATGTCTCATTACTAAACCACTTCCTGGTTAAATACAAAACATATTCAATCATTTAAAAATGGCCTTTGTGGTACCTGGCCAGCATATAAAATATTTGTTGTTTAAAATTTAACCATtaactttttgttttaaaaaataatcctcTAAACCTATTTAAACATTTGCTATTGAACTGTTATACTGACACTTTGTAGCAGGAACCAAATTTTACCCTCCTTTTGTTTGTTCTCGCTTATCACCAAAAGAAGTTACTTTTGCAATGTATTGCAGCTTTATTCAGATACAGCCAGGTGGTTAAACTATTTATCAATTTTACTCAAAAGgtaaataacatttttcattaaggaaaacaaaattacatTTCAGAGATATTTGTCAAAATTTTAATGGGTAGAGTGCTACcagcactaaaaaaaaaaaagaaaataaaaagcaaaaaaaaagaagaaaagaaataaagaaaattattaatttatctTTTAAGAAACACCCGAATATTCTTATAATTTTACTTTTGGAATACATTGGTCCACAGACCACATTCTTGTTACAGCTTACCAAATGAAACCCAAAATTTCTTATTGCCGTCCCTGTAACAGGAATGGTTCAGTTTTAAACCtcctttaaaaatatacattttacAATCCTTTCACCTCAACAAAGGTGACACTGACAATAAATACACtggtttggtgggttttttccttcactaTGAAAAGTCCACAAACTACCTGTTGTATGCCCTTTCTTTTTTAGATTTCTCCAACGCCTTGTCCAtagttttctcattttctcctcTACATTTGGGGCAGTACCATTTGCCCTTTGGTTTATGGTTGAGTCCCACACAAGAAAAGTGAAACCATTCAATGGGGCACTCATCATTATCACATCCTATCATTTCTCCATAGGAGACCTGGTTGCACAAGCAGTATGTTGGCTCGTTAGGGTCAATAGGAAGGTCAGGAGGAGAAGCTTCCCGCTCTGCTTTAGCCTTGGATCGTTTCTTCTTCTTGGATGTTTTTGCTTTCTTCTCCTTTGGCGTTCCTGAGGTGATGTCATCGTGATCATGATTATTTGAGGCATTTTCTCGATTCTCATTATTCCGCTGCCTCCTCGATCTCTTGTTGTTGGGCTTTTCAGCCTGTGCGATTGTCTCATTCTTCGACTTATCCTGGCTGGCTTTCCCGCTGTTTCCAGTGGTGTCATTAGTCTCTTGGCAAGTCTCAAACAGCTCCACGTGGCTGTCCACTTGCCTTGTTCTGTTCTCAACCAGCTCCACCATCTGACTGACGATTTGGATCTTCTCGTCCCCCAGTTCCTGACTCCGAATCAAGGCTCTCTGTATGCAGTGCAACATTCTTCTCTTCTGCACAGCATCTGTCTCCCGCTTAAATTTTTCATAGTACTCATCCAGGTCCTTCAGAATCTCtgcaaagaagaaataaaaactataaaTATTTTTGACAGGGAAAATGGCAAAACAAAACCTCCTGTTTTTGCTTCCATACAGCAACAACTTCTTGTAACATGCAGCTCTGATCAAAGACAGGTGTCCTAAAGCTTGTACCTGACAGCAGCTCATGACTCCAATGGACTGCTTTTGTTCTAGGTGGTCCCACAGGAATGGAATGCAAAGGCtgatttaggagaaaaaaaagtgactaaatatatttttatgtatgttgATAATGCTTCCCTTTAAACTTTTCAGTAATTAAAAAGAACTAACTAAACCAATACATATACCATCAAAAGCTCCAAGGTTAACTGCAAAATTAGAGGGGAAATTATTGGACATTTTCTGTATAACAACATTAACATTTCAGTGAATGACAGAGCGGGACAGAAAGAGAGTGGGACAGAAAGAAAGCACAAACCAGCCTAGAAGCACACTGCTGGGTTACTTGACAGGAGATGCAGAAGCACCAAATACATGGCCTAGACCCAAAGCTATTTCATCCAATACTGTCAAGCTATTTCTGCTGAAAATATGAGGCTGTGTAAATCCCTGGATTGCAAAACTAGGATTACAATATCCAGGAGGTTTAGATTATTTCCCACCTACACTTTCTATAAAGTACATGTTGCTATTCTTTAAAACACAAAAGTATTATCTTCATTAAATACTtactgcagagcaggaagttAAAAGATAACATTAAAGATGATAGGCAACAACGGGGAGCTAGAGCTTCTGCTTTAAAATATGTTACATCCTGAACTGCACCTCAAGGATTGTTCTAACAGTTTATAAAAAACAACAATGCACAAAGTATCTAAAGTTTCAAGAATGGCTCTGGAAACCTAATTTTAAGAAGATGTTTTTGAGTTTCATTACAATACTCAAATAAACTACAGCGTACACGACACTCAACACTCCATATTAAGTCCTCAAAAACACACTGAATGTTTTTCCTGcatctcttttcttctctgaattTTCCCTTTCTCACAGGTTAGAACAGTCTGTCTTAGAGAagcaaaatatattaaatatatatatatatataaaatctgACCTCAATTCATCTAACAGAAACTAGGATCTCTCATATATGCCAATGGCATTaccaaaacatttttaaacttACATTTTTGTATTATTGATTTATTCATAGTAACATGTGACACATATGCAAACCAAGAGTTATCCTGTGGTTTAGGTTTTGGCTTTCCTCGGCAGAGTTTTTAAACGTACACAATTTCCAGTGAAGACATCGAAATATTACACAAGCTTTATTCAGATTTTAGAGCTGCAGCTTGTGCTTCACACATCCGTTAAGCACGACCTGTCAGCTGGTTCTGCAATATAACCTCTCTGACAAATCAGCATTCCGATATGTTATTCACCATTTTAAGCAactggtgggtttttttaacctattaaaaaaatccaaaacaaaacaacaataaaaaataccaaaaatggTATGCCCAAGATGCCACCAAAAGATCCTTAAAACATACAGCAGATTCTACATTCAAGAAGGCTGAATACGCAGAGTTAATGTTTTTCAGTGGCTGAAATACAGAAGTTCTATGCTTTAAGTTTTGGCACTTGACTGATGTCATCAGTTTAACCCATCTCAATCTGGTGGGTGGGCATTTCCTACCAAGAACGGTCTGTCTGAACAGCACAAAACCATTACCGACGGAAGTTCGGCGTCGGGAAAACTTCAAACTTCGGTTCCAGCACTGCCCGCTGCCATTCCCGCCCGGCTGCGGGCTGGGATCCCGGCCCGGGCGTGTTTGGCATGTGCGACACGGAGCGGGAGCTGCGCAAAGCCGAGGGCGCTCAGCCCGGGCGCCGGGAGCGCAGCGCCGCTCGCTCGAGGCTGAGGGAGCCACCGGGGCCGCGCTGCGGCTcgggctgcctgcagctgccaccGCGGGAGCCTCGGCTCACGGCGATCTCAGGAACCCGCGCTGCCGCGCCGTGCTGCAGCAGCGGGAGCGGAGCGCTGCGCTCTGAGGCACTGGCGAACGCGCGCTCCCGGCATCACGCACGCCACTCAAGCGGAGGGAAGCCATGCCGCCGGAGCTTCACTCCCACCGCAGCTCCGCGGCCTCACGGGGGCTCAGACGCCGCGGAACGACGGCGAGCGGGACACGGGCGAGAGCCCGGCCTCCTCCCCGCCCCTCTGCGgtgcccggggccgccccggaGGTGACGGAGCCGCCATTGTTCTCGGGCAGGAAACCGGGACGTCCCCGCGGAGGTCCCGGGGGCGCGGGGGGGGGAcggggcggccccgcccccgcggTCCGGAACAGACTCTCCCGGGGCAACAAACGAGTGATTGACAGAGAGCAGCGACCAATCACGGCGGGCAGGAGCGAGTTGGCGCCCGCCCCCTCCAGCCAGTCACGAGCGAGGTGCGGCTGGAGAAGAAGCGCCCCCCCCGGACACGTCAGTCACTCTCCGGACGGCCAAGGTTGCCCCGCCCCTTGCTGTGAACCCGGCCAATCAGAGCGCGCCGGCCGAGGCCGGCCGAGATATTCAAATCAGCCCCACGGAAAAGTTGCTTCTCGAAACGTCACGACGAGGCGGGGCCGCGAGACGGGTCGGCCCGGCCCCGGAGCCAATCCGCGCAGGGAGGCAGGGCATGGCCGGCCGTGGGGACGCCCCCGCCCTATCAGCACCCCCGACGGGCGTGGCCAACCGCGATATGCTAACGAGGTCTGTCTATAAAAACAGCGCGGACGCCCCTTCCTAGCACAGCGCGGAGGTGCCCGCTGGACGTGGTTTCGTGGGGCGCGATGCCCGCCttgtccttttctttccttgctaCCCCCGAAAGCCCCCGCGGGCTCCTGAAGAAGTTTCCCCCGGACCCTTCCCCCGGGAGCTGATGGGCTCCCATGGTGAGCTGCTCTAGGAGCGGCTGAGGCAACGGCAGGCAGGGCTCGCTGCCCGCCGCCCCTAAGGCCACATGCACGGGGGTGCGGGCAGGGAGAGGGGGTCCCCCCTCCCGGCACCCCGGCTGTCACCGCTACCTGCGGCACAGAATAAAGCgccctcccccctccccctgcTTCCGAGCGGACGCCAGCTACCAAGTGACAAAGCTGCCCCGAGTCCCGCAAACCGgccgccccttccttccctccgcCCGTGGGGACGGGGACGGCGTGCCCCGAGCGCGGAGAGGGAGGGGGGCGCTTCAGCCCGGCCGTAAACGCGACCGTGTGTGCCGTCCCCCCCCACTCACACCGCACACGCCGGTCCTGCCCCCTCGGCCCCCCCGCCCAACGGAGCGGGGCCGTTTCACCGGGTGAAACGAAACCCACCGAGAAGGGAGCGAAGAAAGCACACCCTGCCCCCCACTCTCGCCTAACCCCCCTCTcctcttctccctccctccttccctccctctttcACTAGCTGCCTCTCTCCCCTACTACAGCCATAATGAATACTGTACATTCCTAAATGTTGTGCTGTAATCTCTTCCCCCTCTATCCACCCAGCACTTTCTTCCGtacccccaaacccttccaccTCAGCCCCACGGCCAGGGACGGCCCCCCTTTGTGCACCGCACACCCCACTTCCCTGCCCCCGCCTTCTTGGCCAGCAATTTACACAGAAAAGCAGAGTCCTTGCTTAATAAGAAAAGCCGGAGACCTTTTGTTCCGCCCCATGACAAGAGCTAACGCTGCAGATCAGTCCCTCTCTCTCCTCGGATCTTTCCTCCCggctttcttcctccttttacCTCTCAAAAATAAAGCTACCATCCCCGTGGGGTGCAGAGGGGCAAACGGAGCCGAGGCTCAGctctaaagaaaagaaagggaaagacaCCCTTCCCCCCTGAGCCCCAAACCacacacacggacacacagaTATATAGAAAACACTTACCTTGATATTTGGCGTCAATTTCCCTCATCAAGGAGACATTTCTCTGCAGATCGAAGGGCATAGACTCGATGGAGTCCAGATAATCCTCCACATAGTTCACTAGGTGAAGCTGGTCTCCGTTTGCAGGACTCAACATTTTCATCcggcaaagaaacaaaaatcctTCCCCACACCTCTCCGTGTGAGAGCAAGTGCTGCTCCCTTCAAAGACGGTAACCCCGATGAAGGTCTCACTCCCTGCCCACCTCTCTCGGTagctccccccaaaaaaaccgaGGGAAGCTACATCTGACTCCTCTTGTGtgaaaaagagggagagagagacacacacacaccctccgCTAGTCCCctacagccagcagcagctgattgAATGGCTGTCGTTGTGGGTAATTCACGAAGGAGGTGGTAAGAACAATCAGAgggatttgtgtgtgtgtgtggggaggggagggggagaggaggaggaggagaaaggagggGGGCTTAAACCAGCTCCTCCGAAACAATCTGGAAACAAAATGTGCTCTGCAAAGTGTCTGTCAGAGGCAGCGGCAGCCCCTCTGCCTGCGCCAGCGCCgctctgctctgcttctccTCCGCTCCCCCCTTCCCCGCTCTCCTCctcaccgccgccgccgccgccgctccccggcGATATCAACGCAGCCTCCTCGCTCCCATACGCCGCGCTAGATCCAACGTGGAAAACCCAAATACCAGTTTCAAACACTTGGGAAACATTCGGCCCCGCCAGCCAGGGCGCATGCGCTCTCTCCCAGCgctgtgtacacacacacacacactctctctctctcacacactCACCGCACACACTCAATCCCTTCCCCCGCCCGGAACCTCCGCATATCCATCGGCCCGCCTCCCTTACTCACGTttagggagggagggaaggcgGCGGGGATGCGGCCCGAGCCAG contains:
- the ING1 gene encoding inhibitor of growth protein 1 isoform X2, with amino-acid sequence MLHCIQRALIRSQELGDEKIQIVSQMVELVENRTRQVDSHVELFETCQETNDTTGNSGKASQDKSKNETIAQAEKPNNKRSRRQRNNENRENASNNHDHDDITSGTPKEKKAKTSKKKKRSKAKAEREASPPDLPIDPNEPTYCLCNQVSYGEMIGCDNDECPIEWFHFSCVGLNHKPKGKWYCPKCRGENEKTMDKALEKSKKERAYNR
- the ING1 gene encoding inhibitor of growth protein 1 isoform X1, yielding MKMLSPANGDQLHLVNYVEDYLDSIESMPFDLQRNVSLMREIDAKYQEILKDLDEYYEKFKRETDAVQKRRMLHCIQRALIRSQELGDEKIQIVSQMVELVENRTRQVDSHVELFETCQETNDTTGNSGKASQDKSKNETIAQAEKPNNKRSRRQRNNENRENASNNHDHDDITSGTPKEKKAKTSKKKKRSKAKAEREASPPDLPIDPNEPTYCLCNQVSYGEMIGCDNDECPIEWFHFSCVGLNHKPKGKWYCPKCRGENEKTMDKALEKSKKERAYNR